ATCGTgtaggttaatatttttttccacgcGTGTTAGTGACAGTTGATTAACGTgtagtgtaggtatattatatatgtatgcatgTCGCCACGTGTATACCAGTTGTACCGTCTTGACGAAAGTTTTCCGCGCGTGTAGAATACTAATAAACGTGTAATATTTGTTTCCTTTCTCTGTACAGCTTCCAAGAAATCATTGACCGATGAGCCGATTTACGTGCAAAACACACGAGCCAACAGACCAAGGGTCAAGACTAACGGACACTTTTCGCCCTATGTTCAAGTAATTGCCATTCACTCGATCGTGCTAttccaataataatttcaataatattatatgtgtgtacgTGTATACCTACAGTTACTTATTTGCTGTTTGTTGTTTTCGTTTGTTTCAGTCGAGACAAGGTTCGCAGGAACTCAGTCATTCGCCTAGTAGACTTCCTAGACCCAACAGGAATTTGGACGAAGTCATGACTCAGAGTGAGTTCCCgtgaaaaaatttatgaaaatggttttgaaattattgattatttttttaatttcttcatttttattgtCGTTATAGGCTGTCCAACTCCTCCGCAGAGCAGGAGAAAATTTTTTCTCAGTCCGAAAACCATACGAAATCAATGGTCCATGCGCAGTGGATCGAGGTCACCTTCCGACAACGCACTCTCcggtaagttttttttttttaatccatctttattttaatatattatataagctatatatacacttaataTAACACGGTTTGTATTAAATGCATTATGAAATTCAGTAATGTCAGCATCGACATCAACAGTAACTTCGGATCAACGGCGATGGTCTTCGGTGGTGTTGGGCAAGATTAGATCTCTATGGTCGTTGAGAGGTTTGTTAGGTTCTAAAAATGAAACGTTTTTGTTTGTCGTTGGCCGTGTGTGCACTTAAGCTTATTAGAAAAcactttattaacattatttcacCGTAGTAGTTGAATTGTTGAATGTACTCTACAATTGAGAGTTAACCTAAATGTTTTGCTCTACAACAAGgtcaaatcaataaatttgatttttttttttttgttctgtatattaactatattgaaTACATACTCTGATCATCACGTGGGTCTCAATGGCGAAATTTCCCcaacttattttttgatagaACAAACCACAAGAAgtaaatcattgaatttaaaatgatttattttattttattcaagatTTATTCGGTCCTCGCTTTTGTTCTACTCAAAAGTTGCCCGAATTTTGTTTCGCAGAATTTTTGTGAATAGTTTTTTGACATTTGGGGTCAGAtgagtaaaatcaataaattataccaataacacataatgtttgtaaaaattatgcgTCTTGAGAAGTAAGTATAGCACTCTATAATGGGGGACGTTAGTAATCCACATGTGTTTGTAAAATAAGCCATACATTTGAAAAGCacctatttttgttttgtgttcacttttgtttgtttttatatatgtaattgcATGAACACGGACATTAGCTTTGTGCACCTGTTTGTTATAACTCATCTTTGTTTTAATCGTAATTtgttcgaataaaaataaattaattgttctgCGTTTTGTATACTTTAGACGATGAAGGCGGTAATGTAAAACCACGTGGATCGTTGAACCAGAGGAGCTGCAATTCGGACACTTTGTACACAAGGCTGGGACTACTGTTATCGAGGGACAGCAATTCTAGATCGTTTACGGAGGACGTGTCTTTGTCAAGCATCAACTCCAAACCGGTGTCAAGTAACGGGAGCCCTGTGTCCACGCTCACGGGATCCTCGGAGACCGAGCATAAAGCAATCAAAGAACAATCGTCTGATAGTATTGGATCTCTCATGTCCATGTCTGGACAGAGCAATGGTTCGTGTAGCCCTCTGACCCGAAGACATTCTGTCACTAGTGAgtagtattttaatacgaaataataaataacgcttattattgtttataatataaatactaattatactaataattttaatttctgaaGAGCTCAGATTGTAATGCAAAATGAATGCGATAATACAAAACTATGCTCGTTATTGAGTATACTATAAtggattttgttaaatttgaattcaattgaCCTAACCCATCAATTATgacgaaaaacgatttaattatttaataataacacttatgttaccaatttttcattaattttaaagtactgtgaatatttaattttgacctctataGGTCAAAGTAGGTTCAATTTTATATCCAAAATCGCTCACAAAGTGAAAATTGGAGCGTTTTATCGATTACTTATTGTGTGCACAGACATTAAATACACATATcactgtaaaatcaatacattcattgctctagtctaaaaaaatgttatttatatatatttatgtatttatactaaatacatcTGGTTAAAGTGTTTTTCGTAAAACATCGATGATCGTagaatttgaaattgtttttatcgaGACCTCTCTCATACCGATGATAAggataaaacaaaatcgatataatatgttatatgttatatctCATTCTgttgtttttcaaaacaaagcATATGCTCTTAAATCtgagctattttttttttattaatataattacgcaaatataatttatcgggCGACGTTTTCTCGTACACTCTATATTGTGTTCAACGTCCAacgtaattttgaattaaactaaaactatGCATATGGAGTATGGATATACTATTAAACCATACTCATCTCGCTTCGGCTTTGTTTTAACAGCGATTTAATATTGTTCGTGTGCGTTATTGTTTGTGTTTGTCTTGTAGCGTTACAAGCGGGTTCTGTAGACGATTTGCGTTCGTTTAGAACGAGGCGACAACCGACCAGGAGGTCTGCTAGGTCCGGTACAATAAAGGGACCCATCGATCCTAAAGGTATGGTATAGCTTGGTTTTTATTCGCTTACAAATttacagtttaatttttgGCGTATGAAATAATTTCCAACAAGTGTGTTAACTAACCTAACCGTCATTTTtcaattgtgtttttttccgCGCAGTGCGATTCGCCCAGTACAGAACGTCCCCacagcagcaacaacaacagcagcaacatcatcaacaacaacaactgcTCGTGCTGAAACCGTTGTTCTTCGAGGTACCCCAACAAGAATCAGACCCATTGTTCCTTGGTCGCGAGTGGCTAGTCCAGGACATCAGCAGAGCGATGCTACAAGCTCAGTCGTCCGGCGTCGTGGTGACCGGGTTGCCAGGCACGGGCAAGACGGCGTTCGTCCTGCAGCTCGTCGAGCACAGCTGTTTCGGCCGTCTGAAATCGAATTGTAAGTGTGGTTTTATTGATTGTCATGCTCCGGTTTTATGCATCATTCTCTAAAATTTTCGCCTTTCGTTGCTTCCAGTGTCCGATGTGAACACGTCACAGACCTCGATCGTTTCCGAAGACCTCAAGTCTCTGGCCTCGCGCGTGGTCGCCTACCACTTTTGCCAAGCTGACAACAACAGCACGTGCCTTATACCCGAATTCGTACACTCGCTGGCGGCACAGCTGTGTCAAGCTCCTCAACTAAACATGTACCGACAACACGTACTGACAGAACTTAATCTTCAGGTGAGacgaaaaaaaaccaaaattgatCCGATCCGTGACATGATATGTTTTTCGTGAAAACAAAAGTCGTATTACGCatccaaatgtttataatatatctaatagattattttaaaaaataatttgttattatatattattttacacgtcACTTCtcactatatatgtatataatctacataggtactataaaaaattacagcaTTTTGTGCATAGacctttttgtttaaattaattttaattcatatcgCATTTTATAACGATGCGTTAATAATgctagtaaatttaattcttagaataaataattaacgtttttatttactataggaTTCACTGTCGATGCGCGAGTGTATCGTGGACCCTGACGCAGCGTTTACGAGAGGCGTCCTGGAACCGTTGAACACACTTAGTCGACTGGCTAATACAATCGGAACTGATGGTTTAATAATTGTCATCGATGGCTTGTGTGAAGCCGAATATCACCGGCCTGATCATGGAGACACGATCGCTTCATTTTTAGTGAAGCACCTGCCAAAGTTTCCAGCCTGGCTTAAAGTCATCGTTACATTGAGGACTAATTTGGAAGACGCTTTACCGCCGTTACCGTTAACAAAAATTTGGTAAGTCATCACTTGAtacgttgtaataataataataatatgtatatcatagtaggtatagaatattctataatttttaagttaataatatttatgttaatttatataaactaagaTTTTTGTACACAGTTTTACGtacttttgattatttttcgattttaaatcatatatatttcaagtattttacaagtgtttttgtaaacatttccagaattttcaaattaaacttttGCGTAGGTATTACAATCGTTTCAGATTACGCATACGCTCTGTAACTTCAATTGTATTgcagtatatttttcaattattttttttagtgtatatttGAGAATTCttcaacatatttaaatcCGATATCttcgtgtataaaataatattatatctgttgATAAATTTCGAGACTAATATTATTcctttattgtttgtattatatgttatagtgTGGACGTAAATTCAGCGAACAAAGAAAATGTGATAAAAGACATGATGGAATACATCGGTTTCCGAGTTACCAACAGCGCTAGTATTCAGAACAATTTGATAGCCGGCACAACTGGACAGTTAAAATTCTGCCAACATTTGCAAACCGCCAGCGACGGGTCGTTTCTTTTCGCCAAACTCACTTTGGATCTGATCGAGAGGGGCCATTTGGTAGCCAAGTCCCAAAGTTTCAAGGTGTTACCTGTGACGTTAGCTCAGATATATCAGCTCCATTTCAACCTAAGGTTTCCGACGACTAGCTCGTTCGAAAAAGTCGCTGACATTCTGAGCGTATGCCTCGCTGCGCTCTATCCGTTAAcgattttagaaatttactaTTCGATTAACTCACTAAACGTCGACGAATTCATTTCGTGGGAATCGTTTTTGCAGAGGTTTAAGGTACATAAGAGACATACTCTTAAAGGGGAAcgccaatattaaaatacatttttttctttttacagtTGATTTCGGGACTGCTCATTAAACGCCTAGACAATACTTATATGTTCTTTCACCCGTCGTTCAGGGAATGGTTGATGAGACGCGATGACAGCGAATCGAAGAAATTCGTGTGTGATTTAAGGTCAGTAAttcaactgttttttttttgtcttatcTATACTTACTCATACCTATAAACACATGGTTTGAATTAATGTAttgaaattacttaatttccatttaaaactttcgcattgaaaacaaaaatatattctttgtactcaattattgtaattgattTAACTATGTTAAGACAGGGTACCAtagcataatacattatgtatatgtcTATAAGATAAGCTTTACTCCCCCTTATGATAATGCGAGGTGCTCCTGAAAAGCCAAACCGAATAGTGTCTatcctattaattttatacctataatgtttAGTGTTTTCTTTTGTTGAGTTAATAAAGTGCGTTTAACTATATCTtgtgcaattattttatttagtgttaGTAAAAGATAgttaatagctataatatattaattgctccctttcttaaaatataattttaatattttatacaaatcaaGCCGGTGTGTttcgaaatataataatttgtatgtattataggcacataatatttataggtatgagtatttttaacaagtgttttgatttatttttcacacatttatatatatatatacatatacatgtatatataaatctcCGTTTTCCACAACTGaacttatagatttttatttttattttatttttcatcttcTTTTGAAAAACGCAGAAATGGACATTTGGGAATCGCCCTACGGTTTTCGAGACTTCAGGCTCCGCTCGACAGCGAGAAGACCTTAGAATTAGGCCATCATATCTTGAAAGCTCACCTGTACAAGAACGTGTCATTACAACCTTTGGACGGCGCGTCATCAAGAGACCTACAGGCCAATTGGTTGGCATCTGTGTCGAGCAGTGTGTCGTCCGCCCTGTGCTCGATGCGTAATACGTACGCTCCAAACGTCAAAGTGTCTCGGCTTTTGTTACTCGCCGGTGCGTCACCAGACGTCCGGACCGATATGCTGGGGCGGGCGCCAGCTATTTGTGTTTACGCTCACGAAGGCGTCTACGACATGGTGGCGGTGCTATTGGAGTTTGGTGCCTCAGTGAACGTGTCAAACAGCCAGGGACGAACTCCGCTGTGGATGGCCGCTAGTCGGGGTCATATCGACGTGGTTAAGCTGCTGATCGAAGCAGGAGCGTCGCCCGGACTCACGGATTCAGCTGGCAGGTAagtcgtaaaatatttatagatctgaaatcaaaaataaaatagaaatcgatataatataaaatattataaggataaaagagtaatatttaatatcaattattatttagagccttattattattacaaacattaaattgCGATTGAGTTTATAAactagtttattttgtttcggtctgatcatttttttttcgattttcaatagtgaataatataagaaaaatgtacTCCATCAATGcaacttagtttttttaaaaatatacataatatattaggtattgttatttttaactatataaaaccatttataaCTCGGAGTATGAACtgaatgttaaaaaaactgttaagtaatatatacgtatgcactaaacaaattgtaagataggtacgtatatctgtataaatatactttaaaattctaattttcaaaaaaaatcgcaaaataattttttttcaataaatttaaaaatgatatcgaataatatgataataataacaataggtacaactattataaacaaatatttatatatcacgGGATTTGTCAATCTTctaactgataaaaatataataatatacttaaatcagAAAATGATATAGGTTGTTCAAAGTCTCGGtcaatcttatattatattcaagaaAACGTACTTTCTGTGATACGCATACTATAGTGTTGTGTACGGCAAATCAAATTCCAATcgaagtgaaataaaaaaaatataacaatttatcatattcACACTCCTGTCAAGAAAGATCAAAGCGACCTAAAAagagaattaattaaaaaaaaaaaagaagcaaaATCGATTAAAAACCGACCGATTTAATCAAagccgataaaaaaaaaacaacaacatgtTTTCGACGTTTTCGTATTTCTGATTCTACTTTTCCTTATTCTCTCTCCCCTAAAACAGGTGCCCGCTTGTGGAAGCTGCGAAAAACGGCCGTTTCAACGTAGTGGCGTTCCTGTCGGGCTGCGAGTGGACCGTGACCGATCCGAGAACAGAGGTCGACCACGCGGACGCCTCGCAGCAGGCTCTGGTCCAGGCGGCCGGATGTGGGGTGGACGACGTCGTCGAATACCTGCTGGATGTGGCCGAAGTGACGGTGGACGGGCACGACAGTCTGTCGGGAGAGACGGCACTGACGCTGGCGTCGTCCAACGGTCACAAGTCCACCGTCGTACTGTTGATCGACCGAGGCGCTCAGGTGTCATCCGCCAACATGAAGGTAATTATAGCCGTCTGCCGCcgtttcttatttatttatttatttttttacaaatttttgtgttttcagTGCATGAACGCCCTGGGGCTAGCTGCTCGTGACGGCCAATGGGAAGTGGTCGAGACCCTATTGCACAGCGGCACAAACGTCGACATCGCTGACTCCGAACAGAGGACGCCGCTAATGATGGCCGCGTCCGAGGACCATTCCGGTATTGTTGAACTTCTCCTCGACAGCGGtaagtactaaatatattgtagtggAGGAGATGGTAGGTGGTTGGGGTTGATTCGGTAGAAAACAAATTTCGATATCTGATAATACCAGTGTATTACTACactttgcataataatatgttctttgGTCGAATTTTTGATCCACATTAATAACAGTATCTATTTTTCTACGTTGAACAATCgcaaatcaatattttcaacatttccACACTCTGTACGATGATAACGTGTTAGAGagaggttttttatttttacaccaaaagtttttgaatattatgattcaaAAGATTAGCACAATGAATTCCTTAGTATCGTCATTTCAAATCtattgttatacaaataaaatctaaCATAGTTAATTAACGAAATCAAGTATACAATAGTTCTATGTTCGggctatgtattataaaagttattatgaCGACAAAAGAAACGAAAtgttttgtacatttatttataactacctaatgtaatgtttaatacttatttttacatagtGTGAATATACCATTCGTACAAATTGTATGGTTTAAAACAtgattaattgttttgtttggggtagttttatatttttagataacaaTAGGATTTTTTGTCTCAATTGAATACGTATTTAGTGCtttatatacttgtaaattttgttaatttgagTATAAGGATTACATTTACTTTGTTATATAAGTtccaaacacaaataataacttaaaatgttgtCTAAGTTggtagtgtattatattttatgttaattatgaGCAGGTGCTGATTTGAGTGCTGAAGATCGCCAAGGACAGACTTCATTGAGTTGGGCTTGTCTCAAGGGGAGAGTAGCTATCGCCCAGTATCTTCTAGATCGCGGAGCACCTATCGACCATGCAGATAAATCAGGAAAAACTGCTCTTGATTTGGCAACTTTGAACGGAAACCCGGCATTAGTACAggtacgaaaaataaataaaaaattaccaaaaatgcgagtaatttaaaaatgttaaattatgatttttttcttattagctCTTATTAGAAAGAGGAGCGTTGATTGAACATGTCGACCTTTATGGAATGCGTCCTTTAGATAGAGCAATCAGCTGTAGAAATGTACCAGTGGTGCAAAACTTTTTGAGAAGAGGTGCAAAGCTTGGCCCTACAACGTGGAACATGGCTTCAGGCAAACCAGATATAATgtaagcataatttttttatattttctatgtgttcaattacaaatacatttattgacttcgaaaaataattttataggttGGTTTTGCTAAACAAGCTTTTAGAAGATGGAAACACATTGTACAGAAAAGGAAGATTAAAGGAGGCTGCCTACAGATATACATATGCTTTGAACAAATTCCCACCAGAAAATGAGCTGGACTCTACTTTCAAACAACTTCAgattaatttctatttgaaTACTTCGCGTTGTAAAAGAAAGTTGAACGTAAGTATAtcgtttttattacatttatgcaTCATCAAGACCTTAAggctaaattattgttataggaAGTCCATGAGTCTGTCGAGTTTGCAGAAAAAGTACTGAAGCTGAAACCAACATCATTTGAAGCATATTACGCCAGGGCCAAAGCTCTAAAAGACCTGAGGTATGTGATTAcaaaagaacaataaaatgcaatggaaaattataataattttttttataggagaTATGATGATGCATTAAGTGATATCCAAGAAGCTGTGAGACTGGTACCGTCTGGAAATTCTGACATTAGACATGTTCTATTTAGACTCAAGGAtgacatacaaaataaattggctTTGGACCACACTGTGCTCAATCAAGAAATTGCCGGACCTTCCTACCTCTGAATCAATGAGACAATGTTCCTAACAACAacgtagataatttttttcctaatgattcttttttttttttttttgacaactatggttttccataataattatttttaaaaacgttatttaCAAACGAATTGACATGTACGTACTTAATGATAGGTTAACTAgttaatcaaaaaatgaaaaagttaaattatattaaattaaattaaataaaaattttcattgaGATATTGATAGTGTGTACAACATTAATTTGATGTATGTTacaacagttattattattattattattatattgttttgaatcTTAAAATGATATTGTGCATTtcacaatcattatttttttttttattaatacacaatttattgACATTgttcctgtttttttttttttttttgttaatttactaatttatgtaatgtGATGTTTATTTCAATGTGAAATATCGTGATTATAGAAAGACGAAAGAGTTTTGACTAATCAATGAAATTTACGTGCAATCatgttactaattttatttatttagcttgtttttttggtttatagagatagttttatttctattttataccattataaaattacctatttagttTAGCtagatgttattttttgtcagtttttttttcataatagaatttgatttgttttaaatgaatttaataatttataaatatttatatattttttaatattataataaatgaaaataataaaattgttagttaaaacttaaaaactataaaattttgtttttccatattttaacatattttgttattatttgtttatgtacttataataaaatactaaataattggtattgtatatgtagttattatgatctctacattttataatacttgctTAAACATAGTattgtactaaatttaaaatataataggtaaaacataaattaatttggatCTTAAGTGGATGTGAgtgtaactttttatttatctttataactTCTAACACATacaaaaacttttaagttaaacctatcaaagtttttttctttttatagataaaaatgtgGAAATAagtttgtgtaataataaataaatatggttatatattatatttgtaatacacccgtttaaatgaaataaagtaatgtatagtttaaaaaatttaaagttataaccaATTGTAATTGACAATTAATTAACacataaaatagtttagttgattaaatattgacaattgtttatttatggaaggattatcaattatttagtaatttcaaAACACTGCTAGTCCATATTATGGAGAAAAAAAAGAGCATGGTgagagtaaaattttaaaaataaaatttttctaatgagtgcgcaataataaaatttgtactgACGTTATCTTACTATGGAACACagttattatgtaatgtacctatgtttttacaatttttaataacttttttgtacaaattgtTTGAACGAATTATTTGgtagtattaaaataggttTTGTGTAATCGTCATATGAATCTACCATTAATGGTATGTCATGTTGTATGAccgagttttaaaaatattttcaaccaaGGTATTTCGATACCTACCTAACAAAAGAATAGACAGCTTAAACTGTCAATAACATTAAAAGAATttcaattacatattaaatattcggttttttttcttttaatgttgCATTGCTTCTCTCCTaccatttaaaagtattttttttccaatttcaaGGGAATTGTTTTTGCtacatataaatgcataatgaaatgtaattttccagtcaactaaaaaaaaaagtactaaatCAGACGTATCCAATTATAATAGACTCTTGTTGACGTAATACATTCGAATGTTGTTTACACATTCTTAATTcaaatccataaaaaaaaaaaaccttacaCTGGTTTACAGcgctgataataataataataggtatatttcttAGTTTGACCTTTTTATACTCGTTGTTTTTGGCGTTTTTATCTCGGTTTTTATTTGACACGTTCATGTACGGTCAAAAAAATGGATGATCTatctaaattcaattatttaatgccACCAGAAACAGTATCGaatatattctatagttataaaactCATATTGAAAGTAGcataaacataaatcaaaaCTTTATTATCCTTTTCAACACTAAAACTATcaattgataataacattattacattaaattataatgtttatcatgaaaaattaattgtattatactccagtaattattgaaaagaaatgaacgtaaaaaaaaaatgttacttacGTTTTGTCGACCTGTATAATTGTTTCAAATCATTGTCACTCTTCAGTCtccatagttttttttatattaaaatagtacacattcataataattctcTTATTATGCTATACGTTTTACTCCgatggtttaataataatattattattaacttaacttgGTAACTGTtaccaatataaatgtaattcatGATTTCTTGAAATAGACATTTCGGGaaattgtaaacataatttatatctaatcTCTTTGGTATACTAGACATACGATCTCAACTCAAAAAATTAACAGCTAGTCATCGGTATTTATCTTTCGCTTTTTCGTTACgcgttacatttttataaatagttttgttttcaaCTTTTTCGTGGTTATATAAATGCGTAATGACGGTTTAGTGTTGAatacataacttttaaaagCTAAAGATATTAGTATCTAAGTCATAAGCTAAGTTCACTGTTCGGTAGAGACATTATCGTTAtgtgttttgatttttgaatatggcatttttttaaaaatattttaatgtgaaaaAGAACAAacgaaaaaagaaaacaatattgaaatcaacctaacctaacttagATAACGAAACCAGCGATCTAAAAAACATGTTAAGAGGACCAGTGCGTCCAATTTTAAAGGTAAGTGCGTTGCtttttgttacataataagaaacattaaatcaataggtattcgaatttaaaaataatagataatatacttatgccgacaattataattgtattgatatgatatttcattattttagtcaTATTTTATGACTAAATTTGGAGTACAAAATCGAAGCTTTaatgtttcatattatattattataaccggCACGAATGGTTAGAATAATAAAGCATTAATTCTAAAGATGCAGTTTATTACTTTgcttttcataataattatagaggTAAGAGATACTAATGATAATTACATAGATAGTTTTACTCAGACTGGTTTCAAAAATTGAAAGGAGTCaagctatttttttaaaattatatatacctacctattaaagtttaacctatttatataatttattgtaaatacttgCTTCGTTGCTTTTGCTATAGGTTATAGCTAAGTGGTTCAAGGGGTGCTGTGGGAAATAAACTAGGTAAACTTTTTGTTCGTTCTGAAATCAAAGACCATCTCACTTGCATATGGCTAAATagacttaatataaaataaactgaaatTATCTACTGAAAATGTTTTGGCTCGAATATCTCCGCAGTATAGTAAGCTTGTAGCAatgaatagaaattattttcaaccatAAACCTATGCTCCGTGCAaagggtttttattttattttttgagaaaaatatgACGCTTTACGCATAATATCGTTTCGGTGTCAATGCTTGTTTCTGAAGACGTTCACGTACCTACGCGTAACGCTGCAGGTGAGTAATTAAACACTACGAATTAAATCCAAATTTTAGTTTCGGCAAAAAAACTGGGTTTTATTGCACGACGTTAATTTCGCTagtgaaataaaaacgtttggaattttttttgctCTTCAATACTGCAACAATGTGTTTCCACCCTTCGTCTATTCACATTTCGTTCGTTTACCGGgccaatataattaatgtgtttcgattttttttttgtgcgaTGGCCTGTTCTTTTTTTACGAACGACGATCGATTGGTCTACGTTTTGCATATTCAGAGTCGTtcgtttctaaaaaaaaattaaataaataatacgcatACCATTTCACACATGACAGTGATAACTAATAAGagaacatttaaaaagttaaaattaaaaaaaaaaaccggaaTTTCAAATTAACTGCGA
The DNA window shown above is from Aphis gossypii isolate Hap1 chromosome 2, ASM2018417v2, whole genome shotgun sequence and carries:
- the LOC114132258 gene encoding protein TANC2 isoform X4: MTTNRPHATTDTHEPQSDYTEAMDVVGADDDDYVLTPLQPEAGDPEPDIGKDDGSDGGDEVADDTATAADDYVQSLVTIESNWANDLAAIRKLLEEGDGDETCPSCGMPFDKGKKRKLIDSCGHERCYACMFRNEGCPLCASAAAAENGPPKASKKSLTDEPIYVQNTRANRPRVKTNGHFSPYVQSRQGSQELSHSPSRLPRPNRNLDEVMTQSCPTPPQSRRKFFLSPKTIRNQWSMRSGSRSPSDNALSVMSASTSTVTSDQRRWSSVVLGKIRSLWSLRDDEGGNVKPRGSLNQRSCNSDTLYTRLGLLLSRDSNSRSFTEDVSLSSINSKPVSSNGSPVSTLTGSSETEHKAIKEQSSDSIGSLMSMSGQSNGSCSPLTRRHSVTTLQAGSVDDLRSFRTRRQPTRRSARSGTIKGPIDPKVRFAQYRTSPQQQQQQQQHHQQQQLLVLKPLFFEVPQQESDPLFLGREWLVQDISRAMLQAQSSGVVVTGLPGTGKTAFVLQLVEHSCFGRLKSNLSDVNTSQTSIVSEDLKSLASRVVAYHFCQADNNSTCLIPEFVHSLAAQLCQAPQLNMYRQHVLTELNLQDSLSMRECIVDPDAAFTRGVLEPLNTLSRLANTIGTDGLIIVIDGLCEAEYHRPDHGDTIASFLVKHLPKFPAWLKVIVTLRTNLEDALPPLPLTKICVDVNSANKENVIKDMMEYIGFRVTNSASIQNNLIAGTTGQLKFCQHLQTASDGSFLFAKLTLDLIERGHLVAKSQSFKVLPVTLAQIYQLHFNLRFPTTSSFEKVADILSVCLAALYPLTILEIYYSINSLNVDEFISWESFLQRFKLISGLLIKRLDNTYMFFHPSFREWLMRRDDSESKKFVCDLRNGHLGIALRFSRLQAPLDSEKTLELGHHILKAHLYKNVSLQPLDGASSRDLQANWLASVSSSVSSALCSMRNTYAPNVKVSRLLLLAGASPDVRTDMLGRAPAICVYAHEGVYDMVAVLLEFGASVNVSNSQGRTPLWMAASRGHIDVVKLLIEAGASPGLTDSAGRCPLVEAAKNGRFNVVAFLSGCEWTVTDPRTEVDHADASQQALVQAAGCGVDDVVEYLLDVAEVTVDGHDSLSGETALTLASSNGHKSTVVLLIDRGAQVSSANMKCMNALGLAARDGQWEVVETLLHSGTNVDIADSEQRTPLMMAASEDHSGIVELLLDSGADLSAEDRQGQTSLSWACLKGRVAIAQYLLDRGAPIDHADKSGKTALDLATLNGNPALVQLLLERGALIEHVDLYGMRPLDRAISCRNVPVVQNFLRRGAKLGPTTWNMASGKPDIMLVLLNKLLEDGNTLYRKGRLKEAAYRYTYALNKFPPENELDSTFKQLQINFYLNTSRCKRKLNAKLLL